One Novosphingobium sp. EMRT-2 DNA segment encodes these proteins:
- the rbfA gene encoding 30S ribosome-binding factor RbfA has translation MARLNTSTPETRSVRLLKVGEQVRHILSELLTRQQVHDDVLSAHTVSVTEVRMSPDLRHATVFVKSLLGTDEADVIKALRTNTAFFQKEVASRLKLKYAAKIKFLPDESFDEASRIDALLADPRVTRDLDGDPEDDAG, from the coding sequence TTGGCACGCTTGAACACTTCCACGCCCGAAACCCGCAGCGTCCGGCTTCTCAAGGTAGGCGAACAGGTCCGGCACATCCTGTCCGAACTGCTCACCCGCCAGCAGGTGCATGACGACGTGCTGAGCGCGCATACCGTGTCGGTCACCGAAGTCCGCATGTCGCCCGACCTGCGCCACGCCACGGTCTTCGTGAAATCGCTGCTCGGAACGGACGAGGCGGACGTCATCAAGGCGCTGCGTACCAATACGGCCTTCTTCCAGAAGGAAGTGGCGAGCCGGTTGAAGCTCAAGTACGCGGCAAAGATCAAGTTCCTGCCCGACGAAAGCTTCGACGAGGCAAGCCGGATCGACGCGCTGCTGGCCGATCCGCGCGTCACGCGCGATCTGGACGGCGATCCCGAAGACGACGCGGGCTGA
- a CDS encoding RcnB family protein, producing the protein MKKIVSTAIALAMVLPAATPALANPPRHENGRHNNDRRDFRHDDRRAGPGYSRYQPNPFRKGQRFEQRRAPNYRVIDYRRYHRLHAPPRGYRWVQSGGDALLVGIATGVIASVVAGTFN; encoded by the coding sequence ATGAAGAAGATTGTTTCCACCGCCATCGCACTGGCCATGGTCCTTCCGGCCGCGACGCCCGCCCTGGCCAATCCGCCCCGGCATGAAAATGGCCGGCACAACAACGATCGGCGCGATTTCCGCCATGATGACCGCCGCGCGGGACCGGGCTATTCGCGCTATCAGCCCAATCCGTTCCGCAAGGGGCAGCGTTTCGAGCAGCGCCGAGCGCCGAACTACCGCGTGATCGATTATCGCCGCTACCACCGCCTGCACGCGCCGCCGCGCGGCTATCGCTGGGTCCAGTCGGGCGGGGATGCTCTGCTGGTCGGCATCGCGACCGGCGTGATCGCCTCGGTGGTGGCAGGTACGTTCAACTGA
- the katG gene encoding catalase/peroxidase HPI produces MRRTSISMIAMLAVAVTPMAGVAHAEDAAVVNKPTTNKDWWPQLLDLRPLRQHADAANPYGADFDYAKEFATLDIAAVKKDIDKALTTSQPWWPADYGNYGPFFIRMAWHSAGTYRTIDGRGGGGGGEQRFEPLNSWPDNVSLDKARRLLWPIKQKYGRKISWGDLMVLAGNVALENMGFKTIGFGGGRVDSWEPDLVYWGSEKKWLGSSERFSGGRKLNGPLAATQMGLIYVNPEGPNGNPDPIAAAADIREAFGRMAMNDEEIVALIAGGHTFGKAHGAHAPDKCVGADPSAAPIEQQGLGWANTCGKGNAEDTVSSGLEGAWSANPIAFTTQYLDNLFAFDWVQTKSPAGATQWIPSDKNAANLVPDAHLPDVRHAPIMFTTDLSLKQDPAFRAIALRFQKNPQEFADAFARAWFKLTHRDMGPRARYLGNDVPKQAFTWQDPLPVADYAMINAQDEAQLKSRILASGLTGPELIRTAWASAATFRGTDMRGGANGARIRLAPQKDWAANNPAELAKVLAALGKVQADFNKAAPGGRKVSLADLIVLGGSAAVEQAAGKAGYAVAVPFRAGRVDATQAQTDAASFAVLEPKADAFRNYYDRAAYLAPAEALVDKANTLGLTVPEMAVLLGGLRVLDANAAGSRNGVFTTRPGQLTNDFFVNLLDMGTVWSKSATDAGLYEGKDRTSGQVKWKATPVDLIFGSNSELRAVSEAYASDDAREQFVKDFAAAWAKVMNADRF; encoded by the coding sequence ATGCGACGTACTTCGATTTCGATGATCGCCATGCTGGCGGTGGCCGTCACGCCGATGGCCGGGGTGGCCCATGCCGAAGATGCGGCGGTGGTGAACAAACCGACCACCAACAAGGATTGGTGGCCCCAGCTTCTCGATCTGCGGCCGCTGCGCCAGCATGCCGATGCGGCGAACCCCTATGGCGCGGATTTCGACTATGCGAAGGAATTCGCCACGCTCGATATCGCCGCCGTGAAGAAGGATATCGACAAGGCGCTGACCACGTCGCAACCGTGGTGGCCGGCCGACTACGGCAATTACGGGCCGTTCTTCATCCGCATGGCCTGGCACAGTGCCGGCACCTATCGCACGATCGACGGTCGTGGCGGCGGCGGGGGCGGAGAACAGCGGTTCGAACCGCTCAACTCCTGGCCCGACAACGTCAGCCTCGATAAGGCGCGCCGCCTGCTGTGGCCGATCAAGCAGAAGTACGGCCGCAAGATATCGTGGGGCGACCTCATGGTTCTGGCGGGCAACGTCGCGCTGGAGAACATGGGCTTCAAGACGATCGGCTTCGGCGGCGGACGCGTGGATTCGTGGGAGCCGGACCTAGTGTACTGGGGATCGGAAAAGAAGTGGCTCGGCAGTTCCGAACGCTTTTCAGGCGGCCGCAAGCTCAACGGGCCGCTTGCCGCGACACAGATGGGTCTCATCTACGTGAATCCGGAAGGGCCGAACGGTAATCCGGACCCGATCGCCGCCGCCGCCGACATCCGCGAGGCATTCGGCCGGATGGCGATGAATGACGAGGAAATCGTCGCGCTGATTGCCGGCGGCCACACCTTCGGCAAGGCTCACGGGGCACATGCTCCTGACAAGTGCGTCGGCGCCGATCCGTCCGCCGCGCCGATCGAGCAGCAGGGGCTGGGCTGGGCCAACACGTGCGGCAAGGGTAATGCGGAGGATACCGTCTCCAGCGGCCTGGAGGGCGCGTGGTCGGCCAATCCGATTGCGTTCACCACGCAGTACCTCGACAACCTGTTCGCGTTCGACTGGGTGCAGACCAAGAGCCCGGCCGGCGCGACCCAGTGGATACCCAGCGACAAGAACGCCGCGAATCTTGTGCCCGACGCGCATCTTCCCGATGTGCGCCACGCGCCCATCATGTTCACGACCGACCTTTCGCTGAAACAGGACCCGGCGTTCCGCGCCATCGCGCTGCGCTTCCAGAAGAACCCGCAGGAGTTCGCGGACGCTTTCGCCCGCGCCTGGTTCAAGCTGACGCACCGCGATATGGGGCCGCGCGCCCGCTATCTGGGCAACGACGTGCCGAAACAGGCCTTCACCTGGCAGGACCCGCTGCCTGTGGCGGACTATGCGATGATCAATGCGCAGGATGAAGCGCAGCTCAAGTCCAGGATCCTCGCGTCCGGCCTGACCGGACCCGAACTGATCCGCACGGCCTGGGCTTCGGCCGCGACGTTCCGGGGAACGGACATGCGCGGGGGTGCCAACGGCGCGCGCATCCGTCTTGCCCCGCAGAAGGACTGGGCCGCGAACAACCCGGCCGAACTGGCGAAGGTGCTGGCGGCGCTGGGCAAGGTGCAGGCCGATTTCAACAAGGCGGCGCCGGGCGGCCGCAAGGTGTCGCTGGCCGATCTGATCGTGCTGGGCGGCAGCGCGGCGGTGGAGCAGGCGGCCGGGAAGGCGGGATATGCCGTTGCCGTGCCGTTCAGGGCCGGACGGGTCGACGCCACGCAGGCGCAGACCGATGCGGCCTCGTTCGCGGTGCTGGAGCCGAAGGCCGACGCGTTCCGCAATTACTACGATCGGGCGGCTTATCTGGCGCCGGCAGAAGCGCTGGTGGACAAGGCCAACACGCTGGGCCTGACCGTGCCGGAAATGGCGGTGCTGCTGGGCGGCCTGCGGGTGCTGGATGCCAATGCCGCGGGATCGCGCAATGGCGTGTTCACCACCCGTCCCGGCCAGTTGACCAACGACTTCTTCGTGAACCTGCTCGATATGGGCACGGTCTGGTCGAAGTCGGCCACCGATGCGGGCCTCTATGAAGGCAAGGACCGCACGAGCGGGCAGGTGAAGTGGAAGGCGACGCCGGTGGACCTGATCTTCGGGTCCAATTCGGAACTGCGGGCGGTGTCCGAGGCCTATGCTTCCGATGACGCGCGCGAACAGTTCGTCAAGGACTTCGCCGCCGCGTGGGCCAAGGTGATGAACGCCGACCGGTTCTGA